The proteins below are encoded in one region of Bombus vancouverensis nearcticus unplaced genomic scaffold, iyBomVanc1_principal scaffold0027, whole genome shotgun sequence:
- the LOC117162585 gene encoding glutathione S-transferase-like: protein MPYKKLPVLEIDGKPVAQSNAVARYLARKYDLMGKNEWDAMICDVLVDTLGDLKQDDMGGLRVCSGP from the exons atgccttataaaaagctgcctgtgctggagatagacgggaaaccggtagcgcagagtaacgctgtggcgcgatacttggcgaggaagtacgatctaatgggaaagaacgaatgggatgcgatgatatgcgacgtgctcgtcgatactcttggagatttgaagcaag acgacatgggcggacttcgtgtttgcagcggcccttga